The genomic interval CAATTGTTCTTGCAGTATTACATAGAATTGAATTAAAAGatcattaaattgaattgtgaTAGCCAATCTGTGCTGTACTTTTCAGCCTGCCACTTGTTGCCTTAGGCATGTTGGCCCGCTTCATTGGTAAGTCAGCCACAAATCAGGTGGAGGAAAAGCTCAGCTGCATTGTTTTTCGCAAGTGAATggcaatgaaatgaaaagtaCACACGCAGACGGTGAAATATTATCGCTCCCATATGCCGTGCATTTAAATCGCTCGgtggaaattaaattgcagaAGGTTGCAACGCGGCGCCGCATTCAGTTTCACTGCATTTGCCGCAGAGGTCGGGTcaccatataccatatacataCAGTTATATATGtgcttacatatatataagtacCATATAAGTATGTTTGAGCACATGTATAAGCGATACGATGGCGCCTTGTCGCTTGAATGGTTTTTCCTGCAAAGTAAAAACCGCCGCACTATCGGCACCACCAACTGCATATCAACAAACATGTTTCCATTGCGGCGATTCGATTCAATCCACTTGTTGGATCGATCCAAAAGATCTGAAAAGATCGTGTACCGCATACGGAGAATTGAGAATCCACAGCCAAACCAACATTTGGTTTCAATTTACGTTCAACTCCCTTATCGCCAACGAATTATTGGACACAGACATTGCATAATGCACGATCTACATACGAACAGATGGATTTGTTTAGACCTATAAACATGGCTTTTCCCAGATAAACAGAGCTGTTTGGAGTCTCATTACTCCATTACATACATCTTTGTAGTCAAAATAGTGAATATTTTAGGATTGACGTTTCGATTTACAGTAAACTCTTAGCTAGCATAAGGTGCATTGtttagtaattaattagttgaGTAATAagaatttttcaatatatatgtctttaatttaagcaaatagTTACTTTTCTAGTAACTTTAGTATACAAAgctcaaataaacaaaattgttatttaaGTATGactaattcaatttgcaatatACTGCGGTTCTGctttataatttgtttcgcGGCCTTCCATTATGGGGATTTCCCCACTGGAAAAGCCGGCAAAATCCTTGCCAAAACTCACCACAGCCGAGAAGataagaaaaggaaaggaatgAAAAGAAACGGAACCCAGCGGAAACCCACCCCGCCCAAGCCAAAAGCAATCGAAAAATGAGGTCAGAGCGCGAATTTCAGCACATTTCACTCGGCAAACAAGGGGATTCGCGAAAGGGGGGAAATACAAATACCGGAATACTACAGAGGTGGAGAGGTGAATAGGTGAAATGCAAGAGGAACgcacccagcagcagcagtttcaCCTCCGAGGCGGCCCTTTCGCCCTCCGCCCGCAAGACGCGATCGATGTTCTTGGACCGCTCGATGGCCTCCTTATCGCGTGCTGTACTCACGGCACAACCCATATTCGCTGGATGTCTTTAGCGCTCGGCGATCGCAATGCTTTTACCGCGTTTTATGGTACTTCTATGTACTTTCCGCACTCTTCACTCGCGATTTTTCCACCAAATTTCGAGATGCGTCTGCGCGTCGTCGGCtgtacacttttttttttgtttcgctttttttgtgtgcgtttCCACCTCTCTTCCTTTCACACGAACACACCACACATGCGCAGGGCACgcacgcaaacacacacacactcgcgcaCAGGTTCGAAACGTTTTTTGggtgttttttaaatatattagcCCGTTTGCATTGCTGTTTGTCACGCTTGTTGCTGCAGCGGCAGAGCCGTTTTAATATTCTTTTGTCGCTTAAATTCGCTTATCCGCTGATTTTGCTGTGCGCAATATGATTCACTTCGCGTCGGATTGGTGTGACCGTTGCTTGAAGTTCACAGATCGTTTGCCCGCTGGCGTTAGTGCATTCAGCACGATCGTGCATGTGGCAACGCTGCCGGGTGTGCTACTCTGCTTGCAGCGATGTGGCAGCACCGGCTGGGTGTGTAACTTCGCTAGAATCTGTCTTAGGCAATTGTGACGTCACTCCTGGGCggcaaatttcaaattaatttaattaaactacaCGCATTTTTATTATCGAAACTTTGTATGTTGAAGTTTCTGAATTTCGCTTAAATGATCATGTTTCTTCTGGTCACTCGTGAGTCAGACATGCATAATGCATAACTTGCCCTTTGCCTCttgcacttttgtttgttgttataGCGCTTTAAGTGTAAATAAACATAGCCGAAAATATGATGTTGTTCTGAAATGCAGGCGATCGGCATTCCCCACCACTTCCCCGTCCCCCTATCCCACTGCAATGTGCACGCAGGCCGCTGGTGAAAAAGTTCTCAGGGCCctggcataaataatatttgcctTTTGGGACAAATCCGTTCTCGATTTGAATTCCAAATGTCTGCAGTTGCAAGCGGTGCGGGTACAGTGAAGCTCCTTTGTCACAAACCAGCAATATTTATGATCATTTAAGATTATTAAGAAGTAAGTTTTCGAAAAGTTCTTTAACATAACTACTTAAAACTGAATTGagtttctatttatttaatattcttttaattaataatactaCTTTCCATAATATACTAATGTTAAGATAAGACATATATTATTAGCAAATTagcaaattttaatgaaaagaAGCTCCTCTGTTTTTCCCCAAATCGAAGATATTAAAAGAACCTATTTTGTGATTAATCTAAACAAAAAGCTGCAAAGATGCAGGGAGacgaggatgcggatgcggatgaggatggggtCGCAGTGCAAAAGTTTTGCCGCCGCCGGAGGACGTCACATGTGGCCCCCATCCCCCAAGAACCCCAACCTCCACCCCTCCCCCCAATTGCCATGAAAATAAAGGCCATCAACGGGTCATGATTTACACATGTTTACACGCAACGTGCGGCATTTGTCGAGGGTTGAGTCaggggggaaggggggtgggggtggtgaTGAGAATAGGGGGGATCGGGAGCTGCTGTCTCATGAATGAATGATCATTTGTGCTATCCAACAAACAGCCTGCAACCTCTGTAATTTATCGTAAAAAGCACAAGCTAGAGAAATATGGATTTCTGCGGTTTTCCGCGCAAGTGAGAGCGAGACAGCAATGTAGGCACTGTGGGTGGTCCCGCTACCCATCTCTGTCGCACTCGCTGACTGCGAATGCGGCGCACGCTGCAacattgctgttgttgctgtagtagtagttgttgttgtagcttgcagtgttgttgttgcaggcGGGATCGGAATTGGAATCCCGAACTGTTTGCTGATGCCAACAAATTTGACGAATGTCGGCATCATTTCATCCAAAACTTCAATCGCCATCGGGAAaacgaagaagaagaggaggaggaggaaggaAGGGAGGGGAAGGAgaaccaaaaacaacaagctGCCTGGAAACTAGCGGCTGgaaggaggaagaggagggaAGTGGTgaggaggggaggggaggagCAATTACAAGGATGGGCAAGGCCTTGAAATAGATATACCGTTAGCAGCCAGCCCACACATACcatgcactgagagaaaatagCACAAGCTTTAGATGTGAttcatatgaaatattaaGAATTTGGAATTAAGGGTATTGCCAATAgctcaaaataataataataaaatagctCAAAATACTCTagcttttaaataataatattaaatattaaaatcacagtaagtattttataaaaatattgctATATGGGATTGCAAGTgtaagaaaatttaaaaagtgttAAAAAGCTAATATTACTAGTTTTATAAGTGTGaggaattttaaaaatattaaaagctATTACTACTAGTTTTATAAGTGTCCATAGTAAACTAACTAGTTAATTGctctttaaacattttttaaatcccTATAAAAGGTGTTATtctttctctcagtgcatgCGTGCTGCGTTTGGCACATGTGTTGCAGCACTGGGCAAACTCAAGATTTGAGAAGATTAATTTCCCCGATAATTCGAGAGGCTGGAAAATGTAGTTTCGGACGAAATCTTTCGCTGGCCGTTGAAAGGTGGAACAGACAGGCGGGAAAAGCCCGCACTTTCCACCAAAATCACCCCTTCAATCTGCAGTCAAGTGAAGttgcagtctgcagtctgcgttTAAAGGGTATTGATGGATTCTTTAGGCGTCGATCATCGGATTGATTTCCCATTGAATTTCGGCACTTTCTCAAAAGACGTCTGGAAGCGAGAAGTGGAGAAAATGAATCGATCGGAAAGGTGGAATGGAAAGGGTTTAAATTGAAGACTGCTAGTTATAAGTAGTGAAAATAGTTTAATTATAGGAAAAATGCCCAAtattgtatgtacatatattctacGGAATGGAAAACTTCCGTGCGGTTTCTTTCCGCCAAAAGTTTCCAGCCATCAATTGTCCTGCTAGGAATTGACTAATAAAATAGATTTATGTTTGATACATAGTATTTCCATAGCCAAGCTAACATGAAAGCTACCACAGACCCCAAGTAACCCcaattattcaataaattgcGCCGATTTGCCAACGAAATGAGGCCGCAGAATCATAAAACCAGAGCGAATAATCTCTTCGACTAAAATAAGGCGCAGCGATTTGTTTACACTGCGCCAAAGTAATaattacccaaaaaaaacacagaacaACATATATTACAGCGATTCATGCGATCAATCGCAGCccaaggcaacaaaaaaaatatataaataaatgaattgaGCTGGGGAAAATAGTATGCCAACTATTGAACCGACAAGTGTGACTATGTCGGGggttatacatacatttgtttacattccgcaaaggaaaagccgaaaataTAGATCTTACATGGCCATACGGTTGCAACCTGCGTGCATagaaaaggggaaagggggggAAATTTGGTACGCGGCAGGAAACAAAAGTCGCTGGCAATGCAATTGAATAGCCATAAAAATGGGAAGAACCCAGAAATCGGGCCATAAGTAGTCGCCCACTCTCGGATGTTTGGGATTTATTGGTTGCCCTGGGCTTCTGGATTCCGGCTCATCTTTGTCATGCATCTGTGGTTCGGAAAATTGTgtcggaaaatgggaaaatcgCAGTTTGAGCACTGCAACGCAACTACGGTTGCTGCAACGTGGGAGCTTTTAAGCACCTGCCAGCTGATGTTGTCCAGTTTTCCCCCGAATTAATGATACTCATACTCTTAGTTCAGTGAGAAACGATTGCTTTTATCTAACAATTGTGTTCGCTTAAAATTTTGATACGTTCCGCTGGTCAATGCTGTCCTTCCTCACCTCCCCTTTGGCCATCGAATGGAACGCCTGGCATTTTAGACATCGTAAACCCGTCCAGCATCTATGGAAATGGTGTTATATCACTATATCACTTGTCTAACTCTGGGCATCGCCTGTTCTTCCACAGCTATTTTTGCCCGATTTTAGTTGATGCTTTATGGCTTTATAATGTCTATGCACGTTCCGTTTTATGAGCTGCCCGTAAAATGGACCCGATTCATCTCAGGCCCCCGGCAGCAATATGGTAATTTGTTGGCCATTCTATGATCTTCAATGGGTAGGGATAGCTGTAGACTGCAGACTGTAACACGAgataataaatatgtttgaaaatttcagAAGCTATACTACAACTTataatgtaattatattaaagAACTTCTCACCTAAGACCGCTTAGattcctcctgctcctggtccaCATGCTTCTCCTCCTTGCCGAAGGACTCGCACTTCTCCAGCAGCTTGCTGAAGAGtcccttttcattttccaccGCCGTTTGGCGGCGCAGGATCAGCAAAGTTCTGCGGCACTGCAGCAAAAGTCGGGACATCTTTttgaactttaaattttatttaaatttatttatgtgagCCAAGGCAGCTTGAATCTTGTTGCAAGGCTTGctacaattttaaaatcttaattCATGCTCTGTTAATTTTTCTTGCAATCATCCTTTGATGATTTGGACTTGTCTGAGCCGCCGGGCTTGTTTTTGCAACGTGGCGAAGTGGGAACAATGGCTATGTGGAAAATGCTAGGATTAACCGGATACTTTAAATGGCAATTTACCCACTTCTGCCACAGAgatccttcttcttcttgtctTTCCCCTTTTTGGAGTCGCCACCCTTGCAAGAATCCTTGCCCGAATCTTTCGAAGATTTGGACATTAGACGCGGGCCGAAAACGCCCTCACTCAGTTTCAAGAGCGCAAAGTTGCgaattttgaacattttttaacTGAATTTTATTTACGAAGTTACGAATcacaaaaattttttaacttaGTGTCCAAATTGTGTGCTGAACTAAGTTTTGTTTGCGTTAGTTTCAAAAGCTACTGCGATTTCACACAGCATACGACTTGAATATGAAAAGCCAACCCTTTTCCTGCTGCCAAATTGTACGGGTTAAAAACAACTATCTTTAGGCCTGAATTTTATGCTGAATGTGGGTAAAAATCTATTATTGAAGTGACACATGGAATTGAGGCGCTGCTCAATTGCTTggtttgcattttttgttgttttgggtttCGGTTACGGTTGCAATTACAAGCCAAGAGTGTTCAGTACCCCGTGGCTACCGCTTCCAAAATCGAAACTCAAGTGGCGACCACACATTTGCCACGAACCTCGGCTTTCGTCGGGGAAAAGCGGGCGagctggaaaagcggggaaaaacGAGGCAAACGCCGTGGCGGCGCCAcgtcaaaatatttgtcgTCAGCGCCTCAATTGCTTCGATTTATGGTGCGGATAATTAGGCGACTGCTGCGTCAGGATGTCGCCGTTGATTAAAATGAgacaaaaaaagggaatttttctgtttttggaCAACGCCATAAACACTTGAACATGATCTTAGTTGGGGGTTTTAATCTCCTTCAACGGTTCACTAATGATCTGCGGCTGATGTCGTGTCAagaaatttgactttgatttatTGCTACGTGGGTTAATTGTATGAAAGGGTAGAGCATTGCTGCGTTGGGTTAATTGTATGAAAGGGTAGAGCATTGCTACGTGGGTTAATTGTATGACAGGGTAGAGAATTGCAGCGAATGTGAAAAATCCTTCAACCGATCTGTATCGATCACTAGTTATTTCGTGGGCTGATTTTACCTTCGGCAcatgaaaaacatttaagcAAATAGTTTCGGCATTCGACTGTCAGGCGGTGGAAAAAACACCAACACCCATGACATTTCAATGTTGAGCAAGCGAACTTTTTTCTGCCGCGTGTATCcgtgtatatttttaaacccaCAGGTGCGCTGCCCTCGAAGGCCAAAAGATGGAGATGCGTAAAAAACGCGTCTACAAAAGCCCAGGAAGAACAAAGCGAACGACACGGAAGAATTGGTGGGTGGATGGGGGTGGAGAAGACTGGGGAAGAGTGGCGAAGATTGGAGCAGAGCGGAGGACCATTGACGACAATGGGCGTCAAATGAAACGAAACAGATGCCGCCAGCCAATTGGATGGCGATCtgcagatacaagatacaaaaTCCCAAGATCGAGATCATCATCGATTGGGGATTGGGAACGAGTTGAAGACTAAAGACTGAACACTGAAGACTGAACACTGAAGACTGAGCACTGAAGACTGAGCACTGAAGACTGTAGATCAGCCATTTTGGCAAGGGTGCTTAAGCGGGAAGATTAATTACTGCCAACGTTGCGGAATCGATCGATCGGCTGATGAAAAGCGAGTAAATCCCCGCGTTCAGATgctcaatttcaatttgaatttcaatttcgatttcaatttcagcttCCTGTTCTGTGAGTCAACGCATTTTAAGTACCGGCCATTAAACTAAAAGCTAAACAACACCAGCCCAAGTGAAGAATCGGATGCGATCGGTTTTTCGGGCATCCGAAGTGCTTTTcttctcctctttttttttttccttttttctttttgggtcTTTTCCACAGTAATTTGTAGAATTCTCTTTGCGTTTCGTTGCCTTTTCTTCTTTTGCTCTCTTTGTCTTAATTTTTGTACATTTGGCGCAATTATTGCGCACCAAATGGATCGCCAGTCTATAAATTGTTCGATTTTATTGCGCCAGCTTCGACAGTTGAATGGCGCAAAGCGCCAAATGTGAGAATGGAGAAGGAGGCGTCTCTGAACTTTTACTGCGTCTGTCCATAGTCTGTAGTTTGGCATAGTTTGGCAATGGCATCGTTGCGATGGAAAAGCAGGCGATTCTTGGCCATCTTGCGCAACGCAAGGCGCCCATCTTGAATTTTCACAGCGGCCAAGGTGTTTATGGCCAACTGAAGTGCCAAAGTGTGGCAATCGTTGGTCACAACAGGAGGCGAGAGCCAAAACTGCAATTAACCGAATTGCTACAGCacaaaatggaaatatattCGGTgtaaagaacaaaaaaaatcttaCATTTTCGTATAGCAAAACTAATTCCACGCGCTTTGCGTtcttgaaaataaatgaaaatatagaaatagcttatttatttctaataTTTGTACAGTATTGTATTTATAAACaacattatttaatattttatggtTTTGCTTGGCACAATTGATATCTTCTTCTTTTGATCGAATTaaaccatttccatttccgtttccgcttaCTGCTGGCCATAatattttggccaacttttctGTTTAGTTTCCCGTGCTAATTTCCCTTCCTATTTACACATCTTCGCAATTACATTAGCCATCCATTCCTTTGAGTTTACCTTTTTGAACTTTGGGCAATCGTTTTCAGTGTTTATGCCACTCAAGTTTTGTCAACCGCAGTGGCCCAAACAAGATCGAATCCACTTAAAGCGAAATGCTCGCATTTAATGGGAAATAAAACGTggaaattcataaatatttacaaacaCATAATTACAGTCGTGGGAAAGAACAATAACAACTTAAATGCTGGCtggttaaaaacaaaaaaaaatgagcaaATAACGCGCTGTTTGTgtatttgattttggtttttggccacAACACGTGATCCTAATCAAGATGGTGATAAACAAAAACTGGATCAAATCGCATTCACAGTCGTTTTCGAGTAAGATCTAGGCAGCAAATTGCACAGCGAACACagaatgtaaatatttaaacaaagtCTTGGCCAACTGAGAATTTGGGCGAGGGGCAGCAGCGGAGTTTAACTAGACGGCATAATTTTCGGGTCGAAAACTCTATGTAAATATTATGGAAATTCATTCGACTTTTTCCTATCCCCAATCCTCCATCCCCTAGCCACATCCACTATCAGCCTGATTCCATTTGATTATTTATGGGTGGACTGTTTAATAAGCCAGGAGGATTTGGCTTAGGTGCAATTGTTTGCTTTCACCAGTTGTTGTAGGTCAGtgtgcaaaaacaaaaatctcAATCCGAATGCGGCTTCTTCTTGTATACAAAAGTTGGTGGTTCGATTGCGATGTGTTTAGAGTGAAGCGTTTAAttgttaaatgtttattaaaacTACAGTTTAAACAATGCCTGAGATGGGCATCGCATCATCCAGGAGCATCAATGGGTTCGCCTGGGATACGAATAGAAGATCGCCGATCAGCCGGCTCAACGCGTCGTATacataattttgtttacaaacacCCATAATAGTAAACAATTTTCGGCCAT from Drosophila yakuba strain Tai18E2 chromosome 3L, Prin_Dyak_Tai18E2_2.1, whole genome shotgun sequence carries:
- the LOC26534739 gene encoding uncharacterized protein LOC26534739; the protein is MFKIRNFALLKLSEGVFGPRLMSKSSKDSGKDSCKGGDSKKGKDKKKKDLCGRTIVPTSPRCKNKPGGSDKSKSSKDDCKKN
- the LOC6533253 gene encoding uncharacterized protein LOC6533253, whose product is MSRLLLQCRRTLLILRRQTAVENEKGLFSKLLEKCESFGKEEKHVDQEQEESKRS